TCGAGGCCGCGCGAGATCTCGATCGCGACATCCTGCGACACCGGGTCGAGCTCGGCGAGTTCCTCGACCGCGGTGCGCACGGTGGCGAGGGTCGCGTCGATCGAGGCGATGATGGCGGCGATCGAATCGCGCGACTGCTGGAACCCGGCGGCGAGCTTCGGGGTGGTGGTCTTCGAGGCAACGGTCTGGATGCGGGCGTCGATCGGCAGGCCCAGGGCGACGACGCGCTCGGCGGCGGTGTCGGCGTACTCCTGGGCGTGCTCCACGACCTCGTCGAGGAGTTCGTGCACGGCCTGGAAGTTGTCGCCGCGCACGTGCCAGTGCGCCTGCTTGCCGTCGATCGCGAGAGCCTGGAGGTCGACGACGACGGCGCCGAGGAACTGGGCGACGCCGGCGGTCACATCCGGGTCGACGGAGCTGGAAGGGATGGTCTTGGTCTTCGCGT
The Protaetiibacter larvae DNA segment above includes these coding regions:
- a CDS encoding Dps family protein; this translates as MTDAKTKTIPSSSVDPDVTAGVAQFLGAVVVDLQALAIDGKQAHWHVRGDNFQAVHELLDEVVEHAQEYADTAAERVVALGLPIDARIQTVASKTTTPKLAAGFQQSRDSIAAIIASIDATLATVRTAVEELAELDPVSQDVAIEISRGLEKDRWFLFAHVAE